One Kineococcus aurantiacus genomic window carries:
- a CDS encoding peptide chain release factor 3 — translation MSAADTVTPIDTPAEQVVAEARRRRTIAVISHPDAGKSTLTEALALHARALREAGHVHGKAGRAGVVTDWQDMEKQRGISISSAVLQLDHRDTVVNVVDTPGHADFSEDTYRALTAVDAVIMLVDAARGMEVQTRKLFGVCKQRGLPVITVVNKWDRPGQEALALLDEVETVTGLRPTPVTWPVGIAGDFRGLLDRTTGAYTKYTKAPGGATLAVEQHFDAAGAAEVEGAAWRSAVEEHELLAATGADHDEASFLAFETTPVFFTAAVANTGVGQVLDAIVDIAPAPHDQPDVKGEVRAVTGGFSAQVFKTQTGMNPAHRDRLAFARIHSGVFHRGMTVRDDRSGRPMVLKHVQTVFGSDRSTVDVAWPGDVIGLVNARHVNVGDTLSENGRIAYPPLPVFAPEHFRTVRPKDLGAGKQFRQGLRELDAEGVVRVLTSDSRGDGEPVLSAVGALQFDVVQYRMTHEFRSPVLFTELPFTTARIIDAKDAPLLRAHRGAEVVQHADGRVFALFTDEWRVRSFERDNPDVRLEQLVATSD, via the coding sequence GTGAGCGCCGCCGACACCGTGACCCCGATCGACACCCCGGCCGAGCAGGTCGTGGCCGAGGCGCGCCGTCGCCGCACCATCGCCGTCATCTCCCACCCCGACGCCGGCAAGTCCACCCTCACCGAGGCCCTGGCCCTGCACGCCCGGGCGCTGCGCGAGGCCGGGCACGTCCACGGCAAGGCGGGCCGGGCGGGTGTCGTCACCGACTGGCAGGACATGGAGAAGCAGCGCGGGATCTCCATCAGCTCCGCCGTGCTGCAGCTGGACCACCGCGACACGGTCGTCAACGTCGTCGACACCCCCGGGCACGCCGACTTCTCCGAGGACACCTACCGCGCGCTGACGGCCGTCGACGCGGTGATCATGCTGGTGGACGCGGCCCGCGGCATGGAGGTCCAGACCCGCAAGCTGTTCGGCGTCTGCAAGCAGCGCGGCCTGCCCGTCATCACCGTGGTCAACAAGTGGGACCGCCCCGGCCAGGAGGCCCTCGCCCTGCTCGACGAGGTGGAGACGGTGACGGGGCTGCGGCCCACGCCCGTGACGTGGCCCGTCGGCATCGCCGGGGACTTCCGCGGCCTGCTCGACCGCACCACCGGCGCCTACACGAAGTACACCAAGGCCCCCGGCGGGGCGACGCTCGCCGTCGAGCAGCACTTCGACGCCGCCGGCGCGGCCGAGGTCGAGGGGGCCGCCTGGCGGAGCGCCGTCGAGGAGCACGAGCTCCTGGCCGCCACCGGCGCCGACCACGACGAGGCCTCCTTCCTGGCGTTCGAGACGACCCCGGTGTTCTTCACCGCGGCCGTCGCCAACACCGGGGTCGGGCAGGTCCTCGACGCCATCGTCGACATCGCCCCCGCCCCGCACGACCAGCCCGACGTCAAGGGCGAGGTCCGCGCCGTGACGGGCGGTTTCAGCGCCCAGGTCTTCAAGACCCAGACCGGGATGAACCCCGCCCACCGCGACCGGCTCGCGTTCGCCCGCATCCACTCCGGGGTGTTCCACCGCGGCATGACCGTGCGCGACGACCGCAGCGGGCGCCCGATGGTCCTCAAGCACGTGCAGACGGTGTTCGGCTCGGACCGCTCCACCGTCGACGTGGCCTGGCCCGGGGACGTCATCGGCCTCGTCAACGCCCGGCACGTCAACGTGGGGGACACCCTGTCGGAGAACGGCCGGATCGCCTACCCGCCGCTGCCGGTGTTCGCCCCCGAGCACTTCCGCACCGTCCGCCCCAAGGACCTCGGCGCCGGCAAGCAGTTCCGCCAGGGGCTGCGGGAACTGGACGCCGAGGGGGTCGTGCGCGTCCTCACCTCCGACTCCCGCGGCGACGGCGAACCGGTCCTGTCCGCCGTCGGGGCGCTGCAGTTCGACGTCGTGCAGTACCGCATGACGCACGAGTTCCGCTCGCCCGTGCTGTTCACCGAGCTGCCCTTCACCACCGCCCGCATCATCGACGCCAAGGACGCCCCGCTGCTGCGCGCCCACCGCGGGGCCGAGGTCGTCCAGCACGCCGACGGCCGGGTGTTCGCCCTGTTCACCGACGAGTGGCGGGTCCGCAGCTTCGAGCGGGACAACCCCGACGTCCGGCTGGAGCAGCTCGTCGCGACCAGCGACTGA
- a CDS encoding HAD family phosphatase, with translation MSPAAPLERVTTVLCDADGTLFPSEEPAYAASAGVTNRFLTELGAEREFAPEELQAMTNGKNFRAAAQELARGYGRDLAGPELDGWVAQEKDVVTAHLRTVLVPDPSVQGPLRALSGRFVLAAVTSSASSRLDACLEVAGLADLFDPDRRFSAEDSLPVPTSKPDPAVYALAGRRLGVSPDTAVAVEDSINGALSAVAAGFPTIGTVQFVPEGERPAREAALREAGAFAVVRSWAEVARLLD, from the coding sequence GTGAGCCCGGCCGCCCCGCTGGAGCGGGTCACCACGGTCCTGTGCGACGCCGACGGGACCCTGTTCCCCTCCGAGGAACCCGCCTACGCGGCCTCGGCGGGGGTGACGAACAGGTTCCTCACCGAGCTGGGCGCCGAGCGGGAGTTCGCCCCCGAGGAGCTGCAGGCCATGACGAACGGGAAGAACTTCCGGGCGGCCGCGCAGGAACTGGCCCGCGGGTACGGGCGGGACCTGGCCGGCCCGGAGCTGGACGGGTGGGTCGCGCAGGAGAAGGACGTCGTCACGGCGCACCTGCGCACCGTGCTGGTCCCGGACCCGTCGGTCCAGGGCCCCCTGCGGGCCCTGTCCGGGCGGTTCGTCCTGGCCGCGGTGACCTCCAGCGCCTCCTCCCGCCTGGACGCCTGCCTGGAGGTCGCGGGGCTGGCCGACCTGTTCGACCCCGACCGCCGGTTCAGCGCCGAGGACTCCCTGCCGGTGCCGACCTCGAAGCCGGACCCGGCCGTCTACGCCCTGGCCGGGCGACGGCTCGGGGTGAGCCCGGACACGGCCGTCGCCGTGGAGGACTCGATCAACGGGGCGCTGTCCGCGGTGGCCGCGGGGTTCCCCACGATCGGGACGGTGCAGTTCGTCCCCGAGGGCGAGCGCCCCGCCCGGGAGGCCGCGCTGCGCGAGGCCGGGGCGTTCGCGGTGGTGCGCTCGTGGGCCGAGGTCGCGCGCCTGCTCGACTGA
- a CDS encoding mannitol dehydrogenase family protein: MTGTPVPLRDDTLADLPDGVDAPRYDRAALQPSVVHIGVGGFHRAHQAVYLDDLARTGETGWGLVGVGLRSPQMGQVLADQDDLFLVVERGGEEERARVVGVLTHYLFAPDDPGAVLDALAAATTRVVTLTITGTGYRIDPHTGEFDADDDDLRADLADPATPRTVFGFLVEALDRRRRDGLPPFTVLSCDNMPDNGTAARTAVTSFARLRDGELADWIEAEGAFPSSMVDRITPTTTPGEREAVVGRFGVDDRWPVVTEPFRQWIVEDTFACGRPPLDRVGVQFVDDVAPYEAMKTRMLNAGHCALAYLGILAGYSTIDEVLGDWVFRAYFEHLLADEIAPLLPPVPGIDLDRYQQTLVQRFSNPQMGDQLTRLGRRGSTKMPNYVFPSITAAVDAGRPHQLLLLAVAGWMRFLRGYDYAGQQIPVEGPLADRLVELARQGQEEPEPLMSEKTVFGDLRDDPGFVSGVEVALRALEEQGPREVIGLYLDLATGAGW, encoded by the coding sequence GTGACCGGCACCCCCGTCCCGCTGCGGGACGACACCCTCGCCGACCTGCCCGACGGGGTGGACGCCCCCCGCTACGACCGGGCGGCGCTGCAGCCGTCCGTGGTCCACATCGGGGTGGGCGGTTTCCACCGCGCCCACCAGGCGGTGTACCTGGACGACCTGGCCCGCACCGGCGAGACCGGCTGGGGGCTGGTGGGCGTCGGCCTGCGCAGCCCGCAGATGGGTCAGGTCCTCGCCGACCAGGACGACCTGTTCCTCGTCGTCGAACGCGGCGGTGAGGAGGAACGGGCCCGCGTCGTCGGCGTGCTGACGCACTACCTGTTCGCCCCCGACGACCCCGGCGCCGTGCTGGATGCGCTGGCCGCGGCGACGACGCGGGTCGTGACGCTCACCATCACGGGCACGGGCTACCGCATCGACCCGCACACGGGCGAGTTCGACGCCGACGACGACGACCTGCGCGCGGACCTGGCCGACCCGGCCACGCCGCGGACGGTGTTCGGTTTCCTCGTCGAGGCCCTGGACCGGCGGCGCCGCGACGGGCTGCCGCCGTTCACCGTCCTGTCGTGCGACAACATGCCCGACAACGGGACGGCCGCCCGCACCGCGGTCACCTCGTTCGCGCGGTTGCGCGACGGGGAGCTGGCCGACTGGATCGAGGCCGAGGGCGCGTTCCCCAGCAGCATGGTCGACCGCATCACCCCGACCACGACACCGGGCGAGCGCGAGGCGGTGGTCGGGCGGTTCGGGGTCGACGACCGGTGGCCGGTCGTCACTGAACCGTTCCGCCAGTGGATCGTCGAGGACACCTTCGCCTGCGGCCGTCCCCCGCTGGACCGCGTCGGGGTGCAGTTCGTCGACGACGTCGCCCCCTACGAGGCGATGAAGACGCGGATGCTCAACGCCGGCCACTGCGCCCTGGCCTACCTGGGGATCCTCGCCGGGTACTCCACGATCGACGAGGTGCTGGGCGACTGGGTGTTCCGCGCCTACTTCGAGCACCTGCTGGCCGACGAGATCGCCCCGCTGCTGCCGCCGGTGCCGGGCATCGACCTGGACCGGTACCAGCAGACCCTCGTGCAGCGGTTCTCCAACCCGCAGATGGGTGACCAGCTGACCCGGCTGGGCCGGCGCGGGTCCACGAAGATGCCGAACTACGTGTTCCCCTCCATCACGGCGGCCGTGGACGCGGGCCGTCCGCACCAGTTGCTGCTGCTCGCGGTGGCGGGGTGGATGAGGTTCCTGCGAGGGTACGACTACGCCGGGCAGCAGATCCCGGTCGAGGGCCCGCTGGCCGACCGGCTCGTGGAGCTGGCCCGGCAGGGGCAGGAGGAACCGGAGCCGTTGATGAGCGAGAAGACCGTGTTCGGCGACCTGCGCGACGACCCCGGGTTCGTGTCCGGCGTCGAGGTGGCGCTGCGGGCGCTGGAGGAGCAGGGGCCGCGGGAGGTCATCGGGTTGTACCTGGACCTGGCGACGGGGGCGGGCTGGTGA
- a CDS encoding SDR family oxidoreductase, whose translation MTRPLTDQVVVVLGASSGIGRATALRFARAGATVLCASRGVDALNTLVDQITAAGGRAHAVRTDITRPDDLQALVAEAEITHGHLDTWVTMAGVSVYGTIAQIPLEEFRRVSEVNYLGHVAAAQVAVPALERSGGGVLVGMASVEGVRSLPLHAPYTASKFAVRSFYDALRVELAADGARTKVSTILPAGIGTPFWEHSRNRTGSLTKPPPPVYAPELVAAVVARMATHPRRQAVVGGASLGFLLGEKLNPGLTDAVLSVLGRRMQTSDRPDTGTDILDTPTPGPGQVHGDHVSHLVRRDLFTTVSERLPRPGEALLALRARWAR comes from the coding sequence GTGACCAGACCCCTGACCGACCAGGTCGTCGTCGTCCTCGGCGCCTCCAGCGGCATCGGCCGCGCCACGGCCCTGAGGTTCGCCCGCGCCGGCGCCACCGTCCTGTGCGCCTCCCGCGGCGTCGACGCCCTGAACACCCTCGTGGACCAGATCACCGCCGCCGGTGGCCGCGCGCACGCCGTGCGGACCGACATCACCCGGCCCGACGACCTGCAGGCGCTGGTCGCCGAGGCCGAGATCACCCACGGCCACCTCGACACCTGGGTCACGATGGCCGGGGTGAGCGTCTACGGGACGATCGCGCAGATCCCGCTCGAGGAGTTCCGCCGCGTCAGCGAGGTGAACTACCTCGGGCACGTCGCGGCCGCGCAGGTCGCCGTCCCGGCGCTGGAACGCTCCGGCGGCGGGGTCCTCGTCGGCATGGCCTCGGTCGAGGGCGTCCGCTCCCTGCCCCTGCACGCCCCGTACACGGCGTCGAAGTTCGCGGTCCGCTCGTTCTACGACGCGCTGCGCGTGGAACTGGCCGCGGACGGTGCGCGGACGAAGGTGAGCACGATCCTGCCCGCGGGCATCGGCACCCCGTTCTGGGAGCACTCGCGCAACCGCACCGGCAGCCTCACGAAACCCCCGCCGCCGGTGTACGCGCCCGAACTGGTCGCCGCCGTCGTCGCGCGGATGGCGACGCACCCGCGCCGGCAGGCCGTGGTCGGCGGCGCCTCCCTGGGGTTCCTGCTCGGGGAGAAGCTGAACCCGGGGCTGACCGACGCCGTGCTGAGCGTGCTGGGGCGCAGGATGCAGACCAGCGACCGGCCCGACACCGGGACGGACATCCTGGACACGCCCACCCCCGGCCCCGGGCAGGTGCACGGTGACCACGTGAGCCACCTGGTGCGCCGGGACCTGTTCACGACCGTCAGCGAACGCCTCCCCCGCCCCGGTGAGGCCCTGCTGGCGCTGCGGGCCCGGTGGGCGAGGTGA
- a CDS encoding AraC family transcriptional regulator, producing the protein MGEVVRSWRPGLPGVAEVLHARFVEHAYPLHTHDTWTLLLVEDGAVHYDLGRRGHDTGALLTLLPPHVPHDGRAATATGFRKKVLYLDEDALPPGFAGRAVDAPELPDPRLVTAVRDLHARLATGPGGPGGPGPDALDVESRAAVLLDTVGAHLRRAPARAVRDVPLARRLRALLDGHVVEGVRLTDASAQLGVSAAHLVRTFTREVGMPPHAYLTARRVDLARRLLLAGHRPAEAAVLAGFHDQPHLNRHFRRVLGTTPGAFAAG; encoded by the coding sequence GTGGGCGAGGTGGTGCGCAGCTGGCGGCCCGGGCTCCCCGGGGTCGCCGAGGTCCTGCACGCCCGCTTCGTGGAGCACGCCTACCCCCTGCACACCCACGACACGTGGACGCTGCTGCTCGTGGAGGACGGCGCCGTCCACTACGACCTCGGCCGCCGCGGCCACGACACGGGCGCGCTGCTGACGCTGCTGCCCCCGCACGTCCCGCACGACGGGCGGGCCGCGACGGCCACGGGGTTCCGCAAGAAGGTGCTGTACCTCGACGAGGACGCCCTGCCGCCGGGGTTCGCGGGCCGGGCCGTCGACGCGCCCGAGCTGCCGGACCCGCGGCTGGTGACGGCCGTCCGGGACCTGCACGCCCGGCTGGCCACCGGACCCGGCGGCCCCGGTGGCCCCGGTCCCGACGCCCTCGACGTCGAGTCCCGCGCGGCCGTGCTCCTCGACACCGTCGGTGCGCACCTGCGCCGGGCCCCGGCGCGGGCCGTCCGCGACGTCCCGCTGGCCCGCCGCCTGCGCGCGCTGCTGGACGGGCACGTCGTGGAGGGAGTGCGGCTCACCGACGCCTCGGCGCAGCTGGGGGTGTCGGCGGCGCACCTGGTGCGGACCTTCACCCGCGAGGTCGGGATGCCCCCGCACGCCTACCTCACGGCCCGGCGCGTCGACCTCGCCCGCCGGCTGCTGCTGGCGGGGCACCGGCCGGCCGAGGCGGCGGTCCTGGCGGGTTTCCACGACCAGCCGCACCTGAACCGGCACTTCCGCCGCGTCCTGGGGACCACCCCCGGCGCGTTCGCCGCGGGCTGA
- a CDS encoding DUF2000 family protein: MVGVNDTRFDTKIAVAVRDDLQPWQRLNVTAFLVSGIAAAHPELVGQPYADADANGYLPLLGQPVVVLEADAATLRAARGRAVGRGLDTALFTAEMFSTGHDGANRAAVAAVAADDLDVVGLAVHGPRNPVDKVLKGARAHP; encoded by the coding sequence GTGGTGGGCGTGAACGACACCCGCTTCGACACGAAGATCGCCGTCGCCGTCCGCGACGACCTGCAGCCCTGGCAGCGCCTCAACGTCACCGCCTTCCTCGTCAGCGGCATCGCCGCCGCGCACCCCGAGCTGGTCGGGCAGCCCTACGCCGACGCCGACGCCAACGGCTACCTGCCGCTGCTGGGTCAGCCGGTGGTCGTGCTGGAGGCCGACGCGGCCACGTTGCGGGCGGCGCGGGGCAGGGCGGTGGGCCGCGGGCTCGACACGGCGCTGTTCACGGCAGAGATGTTCAGCACCGGGCACGACGGCGCGAACCGGGCCGCGGTCGCGGCCGTCGCCGCCGACGACCTCGACGTCGTGGGGCTGGCCGTGCACGGGCCGCGCAACCCCGTCGACAAGGTGCTCAAGGGGGCCCGCGCGCACCCCTGA
- a CDS encoding STAS domain-containing protein, with product MTSNDAFSGPPGSVDVRLTGDHVVVCLAGEVDAYLGPDLVRCVDQALAARLPVVVEAARVTFMDSTGLGFLARLASRSGERRITLDGAPDVVRHLVHRARLDGMIDFTPAP from the coding sequence GTGACCTCGAACGACGCGTTCTCCGGGCCCCCCGGGTCGGTGGACGTGCGGCTCACCGGCGACCACGTCGTGGTCTGCCTGGCCGGTGAGGTCGACGCCTACCTCGGCCCCGACCTGGTCCGCTGCGTCGACCAGGCGCTCGCGGCGCGCCTGCCCGTCGTCGTCGAGGCCGCGCGCGTGACGTTCATGGACTCGACGGGGCTGGGCTTCCTGGCCCGGCTGGCCTCCCGCAGCGGCGAGCGCCGCATCACCCTCGACGGGGCGCCCGACGTCGTGCGCCACCTCGTCCACCGGGCCAGGCTGGACGGCATGATCGACTTCACCCCCGCCCCGTGA
- a CDS encoding DUF1684 domain-containing protein: MNRLDVLDWRRRVGALYAAVRASTPADGHALWVAGRDELFAGHPASPLLPADRASFTGLPVAPYDPALRFEVPVEPAEPLTREAVTGTDGTVTFERVGTVALPGVGTLDVWWLDQYGGGLFLPLKDPGPGYGGGRYLLDTVKGADLGGTAAGLVVDLNFAYPPSCAYDPEWACPLPPPGNVVDVPVHAGEVAGPWSAG, from the coding sequence GTGAACCGCCTCGACGTCCTGGACTGGCGCCGCCGCGTCGGTGCCCTGTACGCCGCCGTGCGCGCGTCCACCCCGGCCGACGGGCACGCCCTGTGGGTCGCCGGCCGCGACGAGCTGTTCGCCGGCCACCCCGCCAGCCCGCTCCTGCCGGCCGACCGCGCCTCCTTCACGGGCCTGCCCGTCGCCCCGTACGACCCGGCGCTGCGCTTCGAGGTCCCCGTCGAGCCCGCCGAGCCGCTGACCCGCGAGGCCGTCACCGGTACCGACGGCACCGTCACCTTCGAACGGGTTGGGACCGTCGCGCTGCCCGGCGTCGGGACCCTCGACGTGTGGTGGCTCGACCAGTACGGCGGCGGCCTGTTCCTGCCGCTGAAGGACCCCGGGCCCGGGTACGGCGGCGGGCGCTACCTGCTCGACACCGTCAAGGGCGCCGACCTCGGCGGCACCGCGGCCGGGCTCGTCGTCGACCTCAACTTCGCCTACCCGCCCAGCTGCGCGTACGACCCCGAGTGGGCCTGCCCGCTGCCGCCGCCGGGCAACGTCGTCGACGTCCCCGTCCACGCCGGCGAGGTCGCCGGTCCCTGGTCCGCGGGCTGA
- a CDS encoding exodeoxyribonuclease III, giving the protein MRLATWNVNSVRARLDRVLAWIDRSDVDVLALQETKCKDEQFPEQAFRDAGYEVAHHGLSQWNGVALLSRVGLEDVSTRFSPDVPAFGDPAVVEARAVGALCGGVRVWSLYVPNGRGLDDPHYAYKLLWLEELRRAGASWLAQDPGAQVALVGDFNIAPQDEDVWDVDVFAGATHVSEPERAAFRGLLEAGYADTVRPFAPGPGTYTYWDYTQLRFPKRQGMRIDFVLGSPALQARVTGATIDREERKGKGASDHAPVVVELDPNA; this is encoded by the coding sequence GTGCGCCTCGCGACCTGGAACGTGAACTCCGTCCGTGCCCGCCTGGACCGGGTCCTGGCCTGGATCGACCGCAGCGACGTCGACGTCCTGGCGCTGCAGGAGACGAAGTGCAAGGACGAGCAGTTCCCCGAGCAGGCGTTCCGCGACGCCGGGTACGAGGTCGCCCACCACGGGCTGTCGCAGTGGAACGGGGTGGCCCTGCTCTCGCGGGTGGGGCTGGAGGACGTCTCGACGCGCTTCTCCCCCGACGTGCCGGCGTTCGGGGACCCGGCCGTGGTGGAGGCCCGGGCCGTCGGGGCGCTGTGCGGCGGGGTGCGGGTGTGGAGCCTGTACGTGCCGAACGGCCGCGGCCTGGACGACCCGCACTACGCCTACAAGCTGCTGTGGCTGGAGGAGCTGCGCCGGGCCGGGGCGTCGTGGCTGGCGCAGGACCCCGGCGCGCAGGTGGCGCTGGTGGGCGACTTCAACATCGCCCCGCAGGACGAGGACGTGTGGGACGTGGACGTCTTCGCGGGGGCCACCCACGTGTCCGAGCCCGAGCGCGCGGCCTTCCGGGGGCTGCTGGAGGCGGGGTACGCCGACACGGTCCGCCCCTTCGCGCCGGGGCCGGGCACGTACACGTACTGGGACTACACGCAGCTGCGCTTCCCGAAGCGGCAGGGCATGCGGATCGACTTCGTCCTGGGGTCCCCGGCCCTGCAGGCCCGGGTGACCGGGGCGACGATCGACCGCGAGGAGCGCAAGGGCAAGGGCGCCTCCGACCACGCGCCCGTCGTCGTGGAGCTTGACCCGAACGCGTGA
- the pyrE gene encoding orotate phosphoribosyltransferase, which yields MSTDRERLADLVTAKAVVRGKVTLSSGKEADHYVDLRRISLDGEASALVGPVLLDLVADWDFEAVGGLTMGADPVALAMVHAANARGWADAHGGRPLDAFVVRKAEKTHGLQRRIEGPDVAGRKVLAVEDTSTTGGSVLTAVEALRAAGADVVGVAVIVDRDTGAREKVEAQGLPYRYAFGLADIGLA from the coding sequence GTGAGCACCGATCGAGAACGCCTCGCCGACCTCGTCACCGCCAAGGCCGTCGTCCGCGGCAAGGTGACGCTGTCCAGCGGCAAGGAGGCCGACCACTACGTCGACCTGCGCCGCATCAGCCTCGACGGTGAGGCGTCCGCGCTCGTCGGCCCGGTGCTGCTCGACCTCGTCGCCGACTGGGACTTCGAGGCCGTCGGCGGCCTGACGATGGGCGCCGACCCCGTCGCCCTCGCCATGGTCCACGCCGCCAACGCCCGCGGCTGGGCCGACGCCCACGGCGGCCGCCCCCTCGACGCCTTCGTCGTCCGCAAGGCCGAGAAGACCCACGGCCTGCAGCGCCGCATCGAGGGCCCCGACGTCGCCGGCCGCAAGGTCCTGGCCGTGGAGGACACCTCCACCACCGGCGGGTCCGTGCTCACCGCCGTCGAGGCCCTGCGCGCCGCCGGCGCCGACGTCGTGGGCGTCGCCGTGATCGTCGACCGCGACACCGGCGCCCGGGAGAAGGTCGAGGCGCAGGGCCTGCCCTACCGCTACGCCTTCGGCCTGGCCGACATCGGGCTCGCCTGA
- a CDS encoding methyltransferase domain-containing protein, producing the protein MGGGGLTLAGRTLGCADGHRFDLARQGYVNLAVGSRTTGDTAGMVAARERFLGAGHYAPVAAALADRAGPGFAVDVGGGTGYYLAAVVERTGGTGVVLEPSTPALRRAARAHPRVAAVGGDVWRGLPFADACADLVTTVFAPRGAAEVRRVLRPGGSWVVVTPLPEHLAEVRGPLGMVGVEEGKAERLHADLAGLEVVSEDELRFTRRLAHEDLQDLVLMGPSAFHTDEEALRARLDALPGAVDVTVAVRLTVARAPR; encoded by the coding sequence GTGGGCGGCGGGGGGCTGACCCTGGCCGGGCGCACCCTGGGCTGCGCCGACGGCCACCGCTTCGACCTCGCCCGGCAGGGGTACGTCAACCTCGCCGTGGGCAGCCGGACCACCGGTGACACGGCCGGCATGGTCGCCGCCCGCGAGCGGTTCCTCGGCGCCGGCCACTACGCGCCCGTCGCGGCGGCGCTCGCCGACCGCGCCGGGCCGGGGTTCGCCGTCGACGTCGGGGGTGGCACCGGGTACTACCTGGCCGCCGTCGTGGAGCGCACGGGCGGGACGGGCGTGGTCCTGGAGCCGTCCACCCCGGCGCTGCGCCGGGCCGCGCGCGCCCACCCGCGCGTCGCGGCCGTCGGCGGGGACGTGTGGCGCGGCCTGCCGTTCGCCGACGCCTGCGCCGACCTCGTGACGACCGTCTTCGCCCCCCGCGGCGCGGCCGAGGTGCGCCGCGTCCTGCGCCCCGGCGGGTCGTGGGTCGTCGTCACGCCCCTGCCCGAGCACCTGGCGGAGGTGCGCGGGCCCCTGGGCATGGTGGGCGTGGAGGAGGGCAAGGCCGAGCGGCTGCACGCCGACCTCGCGGGTCTGGAGGTCGTGTCCGAGGACGAGCTGCGGTTCACCCGCCGCCTGGCGCACGAGGACTTGCAGGACCTGGTGCTCATGGGTCCCAGCGCCTTCCACACCGACGAGGAGGCGCTGCGCGCCCGGCTCGACGCGCTCCCGGGGGCCGTCGACGTCACCGTCGCCGTCCGCCTCACCGTGGCCCGCGCCCCGCGCTGA
- a CDS encoding YigZ family protein, with product MSGPLPVPARAVRTELVVERSRFLTTLEPVGDVAAADAVVARVRREFPDARHYCTACVLGQDGQLQRSGDDGEPAGTAGAPMLAALRGAGVTDVVAVVTRWFGGVLLGTGGLVRAYGGSVGAALAEAGVVRRRWVDLVEVRAALADGGRVEAELRRGREVEDVQWAADGWRAVVAVPAGALGDLRAGLAAAGLRAGAEPLGRAVRPLPD from the coding sequence GTGAGCGGACCCCTGCCCGTCCCGGCCCGCGCGGTCCGGACCGAGCTCGTCGTGGAGCGCTCGCGGTTCCTCACGACCCTCGAACCGGTGGGTGACGTCGCCGCGGCCGACGCCGTGGTGGCCCGCGTGCGCCGGGAGTTCCCCGACGCCCGCCACTACTGCACGGCCTGCGTGCTGGGGCAGGACGGGCAGCTGCAGCGCTCCGGCGACGACGGCGAACCCGCCGGGACGGCCGGCGCCCCGATGCTCGCGGCGCTGCGCGGGGCGGGGGTGACGGACGTGGTCGCCGTCGTGACCCGGTGGTTCGGGGGTGTGCTGCTGGGCACCGGCGGGCTGGTCCGCGCCTACGGCGGGTCCGTCGGCGCGGCCCTCGCCGAGGCCGGGGTGGTGCGGCGGCGGTGGGTCGACCTCGTGGAGGTGCGCGCGGCGCTGGCCGACGGGGGCCGGGTAGAGGCCGAGCTGCGCCGCGGCCGGGAGGTGGAGGACGTGCAGTGGGCCGCCGACGGGTGGCGGGCCGTCGTGGCCGTCCCCGCGGGCGCGCTGGGAGACCTGCGCGCCGGGCTCGCCGCGGCGGGCCTGCGGGCGGGCGCCGAACCCCTCGGCCGGGCCGTCCGGCCCCTGCCCGACTGA
- a CDS encoding VTT domain-containing protein, giving the protein MSDWLAHLADPQLDELGALGLYALVFGIVFAETGTLVGFWLPGSSVLFTAGLLAGRDGSPVSLPVLVVGVVLAAVLGDTVGYWSGRRLGRPWLLRRAGKAAAHLPKAEAFYLKWGWFAVVACRFIPWLRAFTPIIAGTAAMPYAKFFAANVTGALCWGALLVLAGYAADSLPWVRTVAYSIAGVAILASIVAPVVSWVRRRRRSARA; this is encoded by the coding sequence GTGTCCGACTGGCTCGCCCACCTGGCCGACCCACAGCTCGACGAGCTCGGCGCGCTGGGGCTGTACGCCCTGGTCTTCGGCATCGTCTTCGCCGAGACGGGCACCCTCGTGGGCTTCTGGCTGCCCGGCAGCAGCGTCCTGTTCACGGCCGGGCTGCTCGCCGGGCGGGACGGCTCCCCCGTGTCGCTGCCGGTCCTGGTCGTCGGGGTGGTGCTCGCGGCGGTCCTCGGCGACACCGTCGGGTACTGGTCCGGGCGCCGGCTCGGCCGCCCCTGGCTGCTGCGCCGGGCCGGGAAGGCCGCCGCGCACCTGCCCAAGGCCGAGGCGTTCTACCTGAAGTGGGGCTGGTTCGCCGTCGTCGCGTGCCGCTTCATCCCCTGGCTGCGGGCCTTCACGCCGATCATCGCGGGAACGGCGGCCATGCCGTACGCGAAGTTCTTCGCCGCCAACGTCACCGGCGCGCTGTGCTGGGGCGCGCTGCTGGTCCTGGCCGGGTACGCGGCCGACTCGCTGCCGTGGGTGCGGACCGTCGCGTACTCCATCGCGGGGGTGGCGATCCTGGCCTCGATCGTGGCGCCGGTCGTGTCCTGGGTGCGCCGCCGCCGCCGGTCGGCGCGCGCGTGA